From the Streptomyces syringium genome, one window contains:
- a CDS encoding serine/threonine-protein kinase has product MPPLRMSGTGPEAEEPEYAGRYRLEGRLGSGGMGVVHLARSASGLPLAVKVVHAEYAVDPEFRARFRQEVAAARRVSGAFTAPVVDADPDDERPWMATLCIPGPTLAERVKRNGPLSPDEVRRLAAGLAEALRDIHRAGVVHRDLKPSNVLLAEDGPKVIDFGISRPYDSELRTETGKLIGTPPFMAPEQFQRPREVGPAADVFALASLLVHAATGRGPFESESPYIVAYQVVHNEPELAGVPEDLVPLILACLAKEPADRPTPDAIMAMLPHTSPSSPLTPPAAPTASAPFPPQVPEQRNSSTPAPAAGPVTSGRTGSAEPAEAPLPRKARLRRRNRWIAAAAVAVVALAVAGGYWALHEVDGLHRPSGARPTPMGAAWQPWETSVREDAAGDGEVRAGFCAYGKSALYCSARGVSAARIRPGDGEVAWRRQVAGGSARPGDGAPSAPVVSGGLVHVLAPDGRRLSALDPASGEPRWTRDVSAFRGRVFHAGDTVLLVAADGVVTAVDAATNKQRWRHGLPGHAKPVFSSYGTGPAYAVTPSPDGRRTQIVALDPVRGTTLWQRTADGNLTSVGAGPGGVLHLSAADADTRISTIVSYDPAAKREHRVPLGTPVAATSVVAHGGSVYVLSSDGGLTAFTTTVGSKPSARLWRLDTSVANASALVAADDRLYFSAADGRLLAVDTVHGTLLGQTSPRLARAGRGYLELLPAPVAADGKVFGAAPDGTVFAVDAGSPSRWR; this is encoded by the coding sequence ATGCCGCCGCTGCGCATGTCCGGGACGGGCCCGGAAGCGGAGGAGCCGGAGTATGCCGGCCGGTACCGGTTGGAAGGGCGTCTCGGCTCCGGTGGCATGGGCGTGGTGCACCTGGCGCGCTCCGCGTCGGGGCTGCCTCTCGCGGTCAAGGTGGTGCACGCCGAGTACGCGGTGGATCCGGAGTTCAGAGCGCGGTTCCGGCAGGAGGTCGCGGCCGCCCGGCGGGTGAGCGGAGCGTTCACCGCGCCGGTCGTGGACGCGGATCCGGACGATGAGCGGCCCTGGATGGCCACCCTCTGCATTCCCGGCCCCACCCTTGCCGAGCGGGTGAAGCGGAACGGTCCGTTGAGCCCCGACGAGGTGCGCAGGCTGGCTGCGGGGCTCGCGGAGGCGCTGCGCGACATCCATCGCGCGGGAGTCGTGCACCGGGACCTCAAGCCGAGCAATGTGCTGCTCGCCGAGGACGGGCCGAAGGTGATCGACTTCGGTATCTCGCGGCCGTACGACAGTGAATTGCGCACCGAGACCGGGAAGCTGATCGGGACCCCGCCGTTCATGGCGCCCGAGCAGTTCCAGCGGCCGCGGGAGGTCGGGCCCGCGGCGGATGTGTTCGCGCTGGCCTCGCTGCTGGTCCACGCGGCGACCGGGCGGGGGCCGTTCGAGTCGGAGAGCCCGTACATCGTCGCGTACCAGGTGGTGCACAACGAGCCGGAGCTGGCCGGTGTGCCGGAGGATCTCGTTCCGCTGATCCTCGCGTGCCTGGCGAAGGAGCCCGCGGACCGGCCGACGCCCGACGCGATCATGGCCATGCTGCCGCACACGTCCCCCTCCTCCCCTCTTACTCCTCCTGCTGCCCCCACTGCCTCCGCACCGTTCCCGCCTCAGGTCCCCGAGCAGCGGAACAGCAGCACCCCCGCCCCGGCCGCAGGGCCCGTTACCTCCGGGCGCACCGGCTCCGCGGAGCCCGCCGAGGCGCCCCTCCCCCGTAAGGCCCGGCTCCGGCGGCGGAACCGGTGGATCGCCGCTGCCGCCGTGGCCGTCGTGGCGCTGGCCGTCGCCGGCGGGTACTGGGCGCTGCACGAGGTGGACGGGCTGCACCGGCCGTCAGGGGCCCGCCCCACGCCGATGGGTGCCGCCTGGCAGCCGTGGGAGACGTCCGTGCGGGAGGACGCGGCGGGCGACGGCGAGGTGCGGGCCGGGTTCTGTGCGTACGGGAAATCGGCCCTGTACTGCTCCGCGCGCGGGGTGTCGGCGGCCCGGATCCGGCCCGGTGACGGCGAGGTGGCCTGGCGGCGGCAGGTGGCGGGCGGGTCGGCGCGGCCCGGTGACGGCGCGCCGAGCGCGCCCGTCGTCTCCGGCGGCCTGGTGCACGTACTGGCGCCGGACGGTCGGCGGCTGTCGGCCCTCGACCCGGCGTCGGGCGAGCCGCGCTGGACGCGGGACGTGTCGGCGTTCCGGGGCCGGGTGTTCCACGCGGGCGACACCGTGCTGCTGGTCGCGGCGGACGGAGTGGTCACCGCCGTCGACGCGGCCACGAACAAGCAGCGGTGGCGCCACGGGCTGCCCGGTCACGCCAAGCCCGTCTTCTCCTCGTACGGGACCGGGCCCGCCTATGCGGTCACCCCGTCCCCCGACGGGCGCCGCACGCAGATCGTCGCGCTCGACCCGGTGCGCGGCACGACGCTGTGGCAGCGGACGGCCGACGGCAATCTGACCTCCGTGGGGGCCGGACCGGGCGGCGTCCTCCATCTCAGCGCCGCCGACGCGGACACGCGGATCTCCACGATCGTCAGCTATGACCCTGCCGCCAAGCGCGAGCACCGGGTGCCGCTCGGTACGCCGGTGGCCGCCACGAGCGTCGTCGCGCACGGCGGTTCGGTCTATGTGCTGTCCTCGGACGGCGGGCTCACCGCCTTCACCACCACCGTGGGATCCAAACCCTCGGCCCGGCTCTGGCGGCTGGACACCTCCGTCGCCAACGCCTCTGCGCTCGTCGCCGCCGACGACCGGCTGTACTTCTCGGCGGCCGACGGGCGGCTGCTGGCCGTGGACACCGTGCACGGCACGCTGCTCGGGCAGACGTCACCCCGCCTGGCCA
- a CDS encoding SH3 domain-containing protein, which yields MATEEFTETSGNDESAALSVQAATAVAYYPLAPGYQVNVRRGPSSTSQLIKVLPQGSSVPIRCQTRGETVSGPCGTTDIWDSIAPGQYVSDAYVKTGSSGFVAVRCSG from the coding sequence ATGGCCACCGAGGAATTCACCGAGACCAGCGGCAACGACGAGAGCGCGGCGCTCTCGGTCCAGGCCGCCACGGCCGTGGCCTACTACCCGCTCGCCCCGGGGTACCAGGTCAACGTCCGCCGGGGCCCGAGCTCGACCAGCCAGCTCATCAAGGTCCTCCCGCAGGGCTCCAGCGTGCCGATCCGCTGCCAGACCCGCGGCGAGACGGTCTCCGGCCCGTGCGGCACCACGGACATCTGGGACAGCATCGCGCCGGGACAGTACGTGTCGGACGCGTATGTGAAGACGGGCAGCAGCGGCTTCGTGGCGGTCCGCTGCTCGGGCTGA